A genome region from Glycine max cultivar Williams 82 chromosome 5, Glycine_max_v4.0, whole genome shotgun sequence includes the following:
- the LOC100810059 gene encoding nuclear transcription factor Y subunit B-2, whose translation MTGKRNQITTSPVGSPTSGNISDSSSSKEQDRFLPIANVSRIMKRALPANAKISKEAKETVQECVSEFISFITGEASDKCQREKRKTINGDDLLWAMTTLGFENYVGPLKFYLNNYRETEGEKSSMAKQEEHSPTHQTNIDGVVVEINKLHHSVAATNKAADFNTFSGGGFYSVGPQVAAPKSFTEIGGINGYRESSIAQSAVSGDHDASGNRMMPPNLRYRVEW comes from the coding sequence ATGACAGGGAAGAGAAACCAAATTACAACAAGTCCTGTGGGAAGTCCAACATCTGGTAACATCTCAGACAGCTCCTCCTCAAAAGAACAAGACAGGTTCCTCCCTATAGCCAATGTTAGCCGAATCATGAAAAGGGCACTCCCAGCCAATGCCAAAATCTCAAAGGAAGCCAAGGAAACAGTTCAAGAGTGTGTGTCTGAGTTCATAAGCTTCATCACTGGTGAGGCCTCAGACAAGTGCCAGAGGGAAAAGAGGAAGACAATCAATGGTGATGATCTTCTTTGGGCCATGACAACACTAGGATTTGAGAACTATGTTGGACCCTTGAAGTTCTACCTGAACAACTACAGGGAAACTGAGGGAGAAAAGAGTTCTATGGCAAAACAAGAAGAACACTCTCCAACTCATCAAACCAATATTGATGGGGTGGTGGTTGAAATCAACAAGTTGCATCATTCTGTGGCAGCAACCAACAAAGCTGCAGACTTCAACACTTTCAGTGGTGGTGGCTTCTATTCTGTGGGGCCTCAAGTGGCTGCTCCAAAGAGCTTCACTGAGATTGGAGGGATCAATGGCTATAGAGAAAGTTCCATTGCTCAAAGTGCGGTCAGTGGTGATCATGATGCAAGTGGCAATAGAATGATGCCACCCAACCTACGTTATAGGGTTGAATGGTAG
- the LOC100805080 gene encoding protein HEAT INTOLERANT 4, translated as MRRGAKRKTKQDQEAKHHAPEDNMPKAQPRAKRAKTSKPQSEPEYFEDKRNLEDLWKETFPVGTEWDQLDSVYQYKWDFSNLENAFEENGVLYGKKVYLFGCTEPQLVMFKGESKVVCIPVVVAVVSPFPPSDKIGINSVQREAEEIIPMKQMKMDWVPYIPLEDRDSQVDRLKSQIFILSCTQRRSALKHLKLDRLKKYEYCLPYFYQPFKEDELEQSTEVQIIYPAEPKPVFCEFDWELDELEEFTDKLIEEEELSEDQKDAFKEFVKEKVREAKKANREAREARKKAIEEMSEETKAAFESMRFYKFYPVQSPEAPDVSNVKSPFINRYYGKAHEVL; from the exons ATGAGGAGAGGAGCTAAGAGAAAGACCAAGCAGGACCAAGAAGCCAAACACCACGCACCCGAAGATAACATGCCCAAAGCTCAGCCTCGAGCTAAACGAGCCAAGACCTCCAAGCCTCAATCCGAACCTGAGTACTTCGAAGACAAGCGCAACTTG GAAGATTTGTGGAAGGAAACATTCCCCGTTGGAACTGAG TGGGATCAATTGGATTCTGTCTATCAATACAAGTGGGATTTCTCAAATCTAGAA AATGCGTTTGAAGAGAATGGCGTGTTGTATGGGAAAAAGGTTTACCTCTTTGGTTGCACTGAGC CTCAATTAGTCATGTTTAAAGGGGAAAGCAAAGTTGTCTGCATACCTGTTGTAGTAGCT GTTGTATCACCTTTCCCACCATCTGATAAAATTGGGATAAACTCAGTTCAAAGAGAGGCTGAAGAGATAATTCCGATGAAGCAAATGAAAATGGACTGGGTTCCATACATTCCCTTGGAGGACAG AGATAGCCAAGTTGATAGACTGAAATCCCAGATATTTATCTTGAGTTGTACCCAAAGAAG GTCTGCTTTAAAACATCTGAAGTTGGATAGATTAAAGAAATATGAGTACTGCTTGCCTT ATTTCTATCAGCCATTTAAGGAAGATGAACTTGAACAGAGTACTGAAGTTCAAATAATATATCCAGCTGAGCCAAAGCCG GTCTTCTGTGAATTTGATTGGGAATTAGATGAACTTGAG GAGTTTACTGATAAGCTCATAGAGGAGGAGGAGTTATCAGAAGATCAAAAGGATGCATTTAAG gaatttgTCAAGGAAAAGGTTCGTGAAGCAAAGAAAGCTAATAGAGAG GCAAGGGAAGCTCGAAAAAAAGCCATTGAAGAAATGAGTGAGGAAACTAAAGCTGCGTTTGAGAGTATGAGATTTTATAAGTTCTACCCTGTTCAATCTCCAGAGGCACCTGATGTATCGAATGTTAAG TCTCCATTCATTAACAGGTATTATGGAAAAGCTCACGAGGTTCTGTGA
- the LOC100805616 gene encoding uncharacterized protein: MLLDFGDELTLDSFWIPWLIWIQLLLFLLLLTILFCHSIITLDPSHHTTSPSASATDSDLHTQQPSNHGSTAVTNRLQSTRGVENTSIKGEIGIVREEFAEGEASSSSVYFLHPCYYFNLAKEAFLKCLGLDSTSSKSDAPSTQKHRKQNKAS; the protein is encoded by the exons ATGTTGTTGGATTTTGGAGATGAGCTGACGTTAGATAGTTTCTGGATTCCATGGCTCATATGGATTCAACTGTTATTGTTCCTTCTTCTCCTTACCATTCTCTTTTGTCACTCCATCATTACTTTAGATCCCTCTCACCACACAACTTCTCCTTCTGCCTCTGCCACTGATTCTGATCTTCACACTCAACAACCCTCCAACCACGGTTCCACTGCTGTGACCAACCGTCTTCAGAGCACCCGG GGAGTAGAGAACACAAGTATTAAAGGTGAGATAGGAATAGTGAGAGAAGAGTTTGCAGAAGGGGAGGCTTCAAGTTCGTCTGTGTATTTCCTCCACCCTTGCTATTATTTCAACTTAGCCAAAGAAGCATTCCTCAAATGTCTTGGCCTTGATTCTACATCATCTAAATCTGATGCTCCTTCAACCCAAAAACATAGGAAACAAAACAAAGCTAGCTGA
- the LOC100806676 gene encoding stress enhanced protein 2, chloroplastic, producing MLALPKSFLSMASATRLVHCELRSARPAVRAREPAGPVQVTIPKPKAAEAEGANIVLQPRLCTLRSYGSDRAGVLIKARKEGDDDDVSPFFAALSDYIESSKKSHDFEIISGRLAMMVFAATVTMEMVTGNSMFRKMDIEGITEAGGVCLGAVTCAALFAWFSSARNRVGRIFTVSCNAFIDSVIDQIVDGLFYEGDDPTDWPDEP from the exons ATGCTTGCTCTCCCAAAATCCTTTCTCTCTATGGCATCTGCAACACGTTTAGTGCACTGCGAGCTGCGGTCGGCGAGGCCCGCGGTTCGGGCGAGGGAACCGGCCGGTCCGGTTCAGGTTACGATCCCGAAACCCAAAGCGGCGGAGGCGGAAGGCGCGAACATCGTTTTGCAGCCGCGGTTGTGCACTCTGAGATCCTACGGTTCGGATCGAGCGGGGGTTCTGATCAAGGCCCGCAAGGAGGGTGACGATGATGACGTGTCCCCCTTCTTCGCCGCTCTTTCCGACTATATTGagagctctaagaaaagtcatgattttgaGATCATCTCTGGTCGTCTAGCTATG ATGGTGTTTGCAGCGACGGTGACAATGGAAATGGTGACAGGAAACTCTATGTTCAGAAAGATGGACATTGAAGGAATCACAGAGGCTGGTGGGGTGTGTTTGGGTGCAGTAACTTGTGCAGCACTCTTTGCATGGTTCTCCAGTGCTCGAAACAGAGTTGGTCGAATCTTCACCGTCAGCTGCAACGCATTCATCGATTCCGTAATTGACCAAATCGTAGATGGTTTGTTCTATGAAGGCGACGACCCTACTGATTGGCCCGATGAACCGTGA
- the LOC100807209 gene encoding uncharacterized protein, protein MWMTTMANSSLLPKPYYYHNFHYQHLRCFKINLPKWTTSTRASSAAPGVDLNTLEFAISKKDSDAVKEALNQLSEVGWAKKWSSQPYVSCRTTSLRELTSLGIKNSENLAIPSVRNDAAFLFTVVGTTGFLAVLAGQLPGDWGFFVPYLIGSISLVVLAVGSISPGLLQAAIGSFSTLFPDYQERIARHEAAHFLIAYLLGLPIFDYSLDIGKEHVNLIDERLEKLIYSGQLDAKELDRLAVVSMAGLAAEGLTYDKVVGQSADLFSLQRFINRTKPPLSKDQQQNLTRWAVLFAASLLKNNKVTHEALMAAMTKKASVLECIRAIENAA, encoded by the exons ATGTGGATGACAACCATGGCTAACTCATCTCTGCTTCCCAAACCCTATTATTACCATAATTTCCATTATCAACACCTAAGATGCTTCAAGATCAACCTCCCAAAATGGACTACTAGTACTAGAGCTTCCTCTGCTGCCCCTGGGGTCGACCTCAACACTCTCGAATTTGCCATTTCCAAG AAAGACAGTGATGCTGTTAAAGAGGCACTTAATCAGCTTAGTGAAGTTGGTTGGGCCAAGAAATGGAGTTCTCAGCCATATGTTTCATGTCGTACG ACATCACTCCGGGAGCTGACAAGTCTAGGCATAAAAAACTCAGAGAACCTTGCAATTCCTAGTGTCAGAAACGAT GCAGCTTTTCTTTTTACCGTGGTTGGAACAACAGGATTTTTGGCTGTTCTTGCTGGGCAACTTCCCGGG GATTGGGGCTTCTTTGTACCGTACTTGATTGGGAGTATCTCATTAGTGGTTTTGGCTGTGGGTAGCATATCCCCAGG GCTTCTCCAAGCTGCTATTGGCAGCTTTTCAACACTTTTTCCTGATTATCAAGAAAGGATTGCCAGGCATGAAGCAGCTCACTTTTTGA TTGCTTATCTGCTGGGCCTACCCATTTTTGATTATTCCCTGGATATTGGGAAAGAACATGTCAATCTCATTGATGAGAGGCTTGAAAAACTTATCTATAGTGGACAGCTTGATGCCAAAGAGCTAGATAG ATTGGCTGTTGTGTCAATGGCTGGACTGGCAGCAGAAGGTTTAACATATGACAAGGTGGTTGGTCAATCTGCTGATCTTTTCAGTCTCCAG AGATTTATTAACAGAACCAAGCCACCACTCAGCAAAGATCAGCAACAAAATCTCACAAGATGGGCC GTTCTGTTTGCTGCTTCTCTCTTGAAAAATAACAAGGTGACTCATGAAGCCTTAATGGCAGCGATGACAAAGAAGGCAAGCGTACTGGAATGCATTCGGGCAATCGAAAATGCAGCATAG
- the LOC100807736 gene encoding shikimate kinase-like protein isoform X1, giving the protein MDVKAAQRLQLSAVVQPERFGRRPPFSTCRLGVSREPQSLRVFVSPMMMRRRTTALEVSSSYDNISGMMGSGKTTVGKIMSQVLGYSFCDSDALVEEEVGGNSVADIFEQHGETFFRNKETEVLHKLSLLHRLVISTGGGAVMRPINWKYMHKGVSVWLDVPVEALAQRIAAVGTNSRPLLNYEAGDPYTRAFMRLSAIFEERGEAYANANARVSLKKIAIKLSKRDVSELSPTDIAIEALEQIDNFLKGEGGGYAEC; this is encoded by the exons ATGGATGTTAAAGCTGCACAGAGGTTACAACTTTCAGCGGTGGTTCAACCCGAAAGGTTTGGGAGAAGACCACCATTCAGTACATGTCGTTTGGGTGTGTCTCGGGAACCGCAGAGCCTTCGGGTTTTTGTTTCGCCAATGATGATGCGGCGCAGAACAACCGCTTTGGAGGTTTCCTCTTCTTACGACAACATTTCAG GAATGATGGGCTCTGGGAAAACAACAGTGGGGAAGATAATGTCGCAAGTGCTTGGTTATTCATTTTGTGATAG TGATGCattggtggaggaggaggttgGTGGAAACTCTGTAGCCGATATATTTGAGCAACATGGTGAGACTTTCTTTCGTAATAAGGAG ACTGAGGTGTTGCATAAGCTATCCCTGCTGCATCGACTTGTTATTTCTACTGGTGGAGGTGCTGTTATGAGGCCCATCAATTG GAAATATATGCACAAGGGGGTTAGTGTTTGGTTGGATGTACCAGTGGAAGCCTTGGCACAGAGAATTGCAGCTGTAGGAACTAATTCTCGTCCCCTTCTAAACTATGAAGCAGGGGATCCTTACACACGG GCTTTTATGCGTTTGTCTGCTATTTTTGAAGAGAGAGGTGAAGCATATGCCAATGCCAATGCCAGGGTCTCATTAAAAA AGATAGCAATAAAACTGAGCAAAAGAGATGTGTCCGAATTGTCTCCAACTGATATTGCAATTGAG GCGCTAGAACAAATTGACAACTTTTTGAAGGGTGAAGGAGGCGGTTATGCAGAATGCTAG
- the LOC100807736 gene encoding shikimate kinase-like protein, translating to MDVKAAQRLQLSAVVQPERFGRRPPFSTCRLGVSREPQSLRVFVSPMMMRRRTTALEVSSSYDNISASILESGSVHAPLDEELILKNRSQETQPYLNGRCIYLVGMMGSGKTTVGKIMSQVLGYSFCDSDALVEEEVGGNSVADIFEQHGETFFRNKETEVLHKLSLLHRLVISTGGGAVMRPINWKYMHKGVSVWLDVPVEALAQRIAAVGTNSRPLLNYEAGDPYTRAFMRLSAIFEERGEAYANANARVSLKKIAIKLSKRDVSELSPTDIAIEALEQIDNFLKGEGGGYAEC from the exons ATGGATGTTAAAGCTGCACAGAGGTTACAACTTTCAGCGGTGGTTCAACCCGAAAGGTTTGGGAGAAGACCACCATTCAGTACATGTCGTTTGGGTGTGTCTCGGGAACCGCAGAGCCTTCGGGTTTTTGTTTCGCCAATGATGATGCGGCGCAGAACAACCGCTTTGGAGGTTTCCTCTTCTTACGACAACATTTCAG CTTCAATTTTGGAATCTGGGAGCGTTCATGCTCCTCTTGATGAAGAGCTGATTCTAAAG AATAGATCACAAGAGACCCAGCCATATTTAAATGGACGCTGTATTTATCTTGTTG GAATGATGGGCTCTGGGAAAACAACAGTGGGGAAGATAATGTCGCAAGTGCTTGGTTATTCATTTTGTGATAG TGATGCattggtggaggaggaggttgGTGGAAACTCTGTAGCCGATATATTTGAGCAACATGGTGAGACTTTCTTTCGTAATAAGGAG ACTGAGGTGTTGCATAAGCTATCCCTGCTGCATCGACTTGTTATTTCTACTGGTGGAGGTGCTGTTATGAGGCCCATCAATTG GAAATATATGCACAAGGGGGTTAGTGTTTGGTTGGATGTACCAGTGGAAGCCTTGGCACAGAGAATTGCAGCTGTAGGAACTAATTCTCGTCCCCTTCTAAACTATGAAGCAGGGGATCCTTACACACGG GCTTTTATGCGTTTGTCTGCTATTTTTGAAGAGAGAGGTGAAGCATATGCCAATGCCAATGCCAGGGTCTCATTAAAAA AGATAGCAATAAAACTGAGCAAAAGAGATGTGTCCGAATTGTCTCCAACTGATATTGCAATTGAG GCGCTAGAACAAATTGACAACTTTTTGAAGGGTGAAGGAGGCGGTTATGCAGAATGCTAG